The Silene latifolia isolate original U9 population chromosome Y, ASM4854445v1, whole genome shotgun sequence sequence caattttttttcttatattcacatgattcataataagaatcataagtaGGCTTGACTGCAAGAACTttcgttgacgtagtagtaattgctttagctgccatcatggctttgcttaacttctgcaaatgtaaagattaaagtatttacgatatgttaatattcgtaccctaatatacttaaagaacaagtaataactaacgtctgcatataggtacctcggggatgacaacattgatgaagTTTTCAGGcgattgcacataagagcttagggcttctttcaaataagtgacctccttattaggaaatggtacttttacttccccatactcatctttatataattgggacactttcactttcctgcaattgtgacgaaggggtataccatgaaccttaaattgatgaagccggtcgtaattgaacacgtatcccctcGCAACAGTAACTTTCggtttcccctataaataggacaGATGACAAGACACCTTGCAATCTCCCTTCACGttagctttaatcaattagtacacatacattcactacctttaataaatttcataagtaaaaaacgtgtatgatatgaataattataaactagcagcgattgcctttttcggtgttgagaagaacatctgatcatcaactacctccacttcatcctgtgtcacggccttcctggcatcctcttcctcttcaactgcctgatatcgatcctcggcccCCACCTCGGTCTCCTTTGCCATTttcttctcccttgccatgtcatcctcgacttccttctgtacattaacacttgtctaTATAACtagtactgattttccaaatcatataacacactgtatataagacataaatattattacctctttttcctcctcctcctccttctcctcctcctcctcctcctcctcctccacctcctcctcctcctcctcctctggtTCCTTTATGAcccttgaaccatatccaactctttttctgatggcttttccccagtttccaacattctcaccatcaacATGGCTATTTTccgtagctgtgtagtagaatttaatgtcagcatatatagttataaattacgttagtttaaatacagtatttatacggTTActttcttggaatcatcaccactcatcatcCTCGAGTAGtattcccaaaatacttagtgataccaacatgcgtcgatacccatctcacacgacctggatgctctgctttgccgatttccctagcaagaatgtcatcacatcCTTCAGGCTTCtattttccttcctgtacctccttctcacagatcctctacatacacataaaaccattaagcaactcacaattatataagtccgaccaccagtggtaggagtgacatatttattcaaacttacaattttttcTTAATGTCCTTATCATTTTCAGTtttcgtctttccattcttaggagtgtgaccttccacccaagcgtcgtgacgactgaattttccaagctttgcctacaattcattcatcacactgatatcctctcaaaatatgtatgattactatgaacatatataacatccgactaaaacacctaatagtctaataccataagaattatgtacttacaagtttcttcttaatcaatctataaccacctcgggagccgtaaaagacggtctttttctttgaaatgttagccttgttcctctcactcatagacttcatcaaataaattgtatcaagaaacgtaagcatgactaaacattaaactaagtatacttctttacttattattattaagttaccttaaacttgtcagactgtctataagcgatatagctatcccaatggtcctgactgacatacggatactttttttttgttggtttcttattcatctccccggtttccttgtggaacaagtggttctcagcaatctttaacttccaagatctaAGGGCTTCCCCTatcttttttttaggtacttatcatacatttcggggacaatgtaagctaactgcatatatgatgagcatagttggtacaagtgtttatGCTAatcacatatcaagtagtaacttaatttcagctgaaacattttattattgtatatacatacctttattctgtttattagcatggtgttccgtattttactcaattcactgatacgcggcgtaccgagaggcacatactgtcttacacaacaaccaatccaactcgcaaaatacccgacattctcaccatatggaagcctcgtatctttatcccactgtaaaggattaggtatctttgaatttattactTCTaaggaaaccctgtggcgcattggacccgcagtgtgttgcaacttattctcatcacctgagttgtcacctgacgcatttccatcgtttcttttccgcttttcgaccatatctaaagcagaaattaataaacaaataataacaatgcatacttttaataacaaacaaatctctagagaggagggtttattacttctttaaagaggagaatccggattgatctggcggcggcaatggcgatgatgacgatgactgtgACGGTGATGGGGTAGACTGGTCGTTGAGGGGAAGCTCattgtttgaggatattatgtgggggaggggaagctcagagtatacaTGTGTGAATAATaaaacacttgcaagaccttgtttattttttttttgaaaataaaccaatGCGGTTtatcatatattaattaaatccTGTTCCGCAACATTCGCAAAAGACAACGGCAAAACATCCAACCAAAATCTCCTACCTATGATCCATGGCGAAGCATGAGCTACTAAGTGAGCTAGCTTATTACAATCcctacgagtataattaaaaatAACAGAATCAAAAGACGGAACTAAACTTAATATTTCTTTGTAAATGAGAAAAATATCGCTACGCCCCTTCTTTCCTCCCTGTAGATCAGCAACCACGTTAAGACAATCGCTTTCGACGATAACATTCCGCATCCCAACACACCGAGCCTCCTTCAAACCAAGTAGAACAGCCTCCGCCTCAGCCATTTGCACGGGACAAACACCCTCAGCCTGAACCGACACTGCCCAAGCCACCCTGCCATCACCGTTCCTGCAAACTGCTCCCAAACCTACACCCATTCCCTCCTTAACGCCTGCGTCAACACTAATCTTCCACACACCACCACTCGGCCTACTCCAGCGACCCCCCTCCAACGAAATCCCCTGCCTCCTTTGCTCCTCAGACCTATCCTCCGTTAAGAATTTCATCTCCCAAACCACATCCGTCACCCTCCTTACAACTCTCTCACCCGTCCACATTCCATTGTCAAATAACAATTTATTTCTCTGTTCCCAAATCACCCAACAAGAAGTCATAAAAAGAATCCGTTCCTCCACCCCCATAGCACGTAGCTCGACCTCCACCCACTCCCTTATGCGCAAATTTCTATGACTCCTAAAAACCTCCAGCCCCACCATTTCCCAGACCTCCTCATTCCAGCCGCAATCTCGAACCATATGGATACAAGACTCCTCGCCATCGTGACACTTAGGACAAGAACAATCGAAGTCCCGAACCCGGGTCGCAATATTACTTTTAACCGGTAGCGCATCACTACACAGCTGACACATGAATACTTTAATTCTTGGTAATACCGGCGTGCTCCAAATCGCCTTCCAAAGCCAGCTCCCCATCGAAGTATCGGACTGCTCCCCTTCATCACTTTCATCCGCAGCTAACAACCGGTATCCCTCCCGAACCGAGTACTCCCCATCACGCGCTCCATCCCAGCACCAACTATCCTCCTGGGCTAATTCACTCAGCCTTATACTCATAATCCTCTCCGTTTCAAAAGGTAGAAACATAGCCCCAACCTTCTCCCTATCCCACCTTGCTTCCCCTGCCACCATCAGCTCATCAACCTTCATCTCCAGATCGAAACCACCTCGCGGCGAGATCACACACCTGGAAGACGTACCAGGTATCCACGGGTCCAGCCACACCCTCGTTCCCTTCCCGTCTCCCACCCGCCTCCGGACACCCAACCTCATCACATGCTTTGCATCACAGATACTCCTCCAAGTATAACTTGAATTATTCCCTACCACAGCATCCATAAAAGAACAATTCGGAAAATACTTACCCTTCAGTACTCAGACCATTAGGCTCTCCTCATTAGAAATCAACCGCTAGGCTTGCTTTGCTAAAAGAGCTAAATTAAACTTACCAAAATCTCGAAAACCCATCCCCCCCTTAGCCTTTGCACGACACATTGCCTCCCATGCCACCCATGATATTTTCCTTTTCCCATTCTCCGAACCCTACCAAAATCTCGAGACAATAGAACGAAGCTCGTCACAAAAATTAGCTGGTAACTTTAAAACTTTCATCGCATAAGTAGGAATAGATTGGGCAACCGCCTTTATCAAAGTCTCCCTACCCGCTCGGCTAAAAAACTTACCACGCCAACCCTGCATCTTGCTATACAATTTGTCACGGACAACCTTATTAAGAACCTGTTTGGAGTGACCGATAACCGTTGGTAAGCCTAAATATTTTCCTTGCTCCTGCACAACCTGAACACCCAACACCGAAGCCACCTTATCCCTTCGCCAAGCAGCTGTGCCCTTACTAAACGACACTGTAGTCTTCTCCTTACTAACCAACTGCCCAGAAGCACTCTCATACTGACCCAACAAGTCCATGACAACCCCGGCCCGAGTCTCGTTAGCTTTAACAAAAATTAAACTATCGTCTGCAAAGAGAAGATGTGAGACAACCGGCGAAGACGGTGCCACCCGGATTCCATGAAGCACTCCCTCCTCCACCTTCCGCCTAATCATACTTGATAGCACTTCTGCACATAGAATAAACAAATAAGGAGATAACGGATCCCCTTGACGCAATCTCCTACCAGGTACAAACGCTGCAGACGGAGACCCATTAATAAGCACTTAATACGACACAGTTCGAATAcatctcatcacattacctaccCAGTGCCCATCAAACCCCATAGCTAGCAGAACCTTCTCCAAAAAAACCCATTCAACTCTATCATACGCCTTCGCCATATCCAACTTTAGCGCCATATGTCCCCCCCCCACTACGAGCATTCTTCATGTAATGAAACATCTCAAAGGCAACCAAAATATTATCAGAAATTAACCTCCCGGGAGTAAAGGCACTCTGATTCTCCGAAACTAAACATCCCAGAAATTGTTTCAATCTGTTTGCGAGCACTTTAGCCACTAACTTGTACAATACATTGCATAAACTTATCGGTCGAAAGTCAGTGAATTTATCCGGCGCCTTCTTTTTTGGGATTAACACGATATGAGTACTATTTATAATTTTAGGGCTCTCACCACCTTTTAAAATACGAAGAACCATCCGTGTAACAGACGGACCCACAATATGCCAATAAGTTTGATAAAAGAGTGCGTTCATACCGTCAGGTCCAGGTGCTTTCAGGGGATGCATTTGCTGTAACGCCTCGAACACCTCTTCTCCCTTATACTCAGCCCTTAAACTTTCATTCATTGCCAACGTCACCCTATCCTTGAGTCCTTCTAGTAGCCCATCAAAAGCATCTGGCTGCGAAGATGTAAACAGAGAACTAAAGAAATCTACAGCCGCACCCTTTATCCCATCTTCCCCAGTCACAACTCGCTCCCCTTCGACAATAATCCTGCCAATCCGATTCTTTTTCTTCCGCTGCCCCGCCTTTCTATGAAAGTACTTGGTATTTCTATCACCCTCCTTCAGCCACAATGCCCTCGATCTCCGTCTCCAGAAGACTTCCTCCTGCTGCAATAGAAAATTAATGTCTTTAATGACAGCCTTCCTTTCTCGCACGTTCTCCACGGTTCGCTCATTGTTATTCAACCACTCCAACCGTCTCCTCTTCCGACTCAAATCTCTCATTATCTTACCTATACTCACCCCCTTCCACTTCTGCAATTCTCGCGAACACCTAGCAATAGTTTCCACGACATTCCAATCTTCTTCCTCCCACATTTTCTTAATAGTATCCTCACACCCTTCCTCCCCCACCCATATTTGTTCAAAATGGAAATTACGCACCCGTGGCCCGTCAAGCCTCTCACGGCCATCCAGTACCACCTTAACAGGCGAGTGATCCGACCACTCACGGTTCATATTAATCACTTTCGCATACGGGAAAAGTTCCCGCCATCCCTCATTACTAAACGCACGATCCAACCTACATTGCCTATTATCCACCCCTGCTTCTCCATTGTCAAAAGTAAATTCATACCCCTAAAAACCCAAGTCACTTAGTTCACACACATCCACAGCctctctaaaattgttcatttgtCGTTGTGCCCTATTGCCCCCTTCATCTCATGAGCATAAAGTATTTCATTAAAATCCCCCACACACAACCACGGAGTCCGTGACTCAGCTGCTAAGGACCGGAGTAGCTCCCAAGATAAGTAACGATCTTGAACTGCCGGCCACCCATAGAACCCCGTACATCTCCACTCAATACCATCTATCCGGATATCGAAATCCATAAAATGAACAGAAGCAGATCGAAACACAACATGAACATCCCTCCGCCACATAAAAGCCAAACCCCCAGACCTCCCTACACTATCCACCGCCATACCAACATAATCCTCAAAACGTAAAAAAAACTGAGTTCATCTCCTCACTACTCAGCTTCGTCTCACACAGAAAGACCAAAGCTGGGGCCTCCCTCCGAACAAGATTCCGGAGCCCACCAACCGCAGAGGGATTGCCCAGCCCCCTACAGTTGAGACTCAAGAgattcattgggcccggcggAGTTGACTCgggtcaacctccgcctcagatatATACACATCTCTGTGACAAAAAATTTTCTTCAAACCAATATCAAACTCTTCATCATCATTAGCCCTCATCCGTTTTTGGTTTACGTTTAATATCTTATCAGCTGCTAACTCAGACGAAACCAAAACTCCCCCTGTTCCACACGCCCAGCCCGCTGCCATTTCCTCCCATTAGATTTTCCTAACGCTAACGGCTCCACCCTACCAGTCTCCCTATCAACCTTCTCGGGCATAATCTCACCAGGCTGCTCTATAGACTTCATGCTATTCTCAATAACCTCCACCATCTCATCACCCCTAACTCCAGCATTCATAATATCCACATCCTGCCTTCCAATATGTCCACCACCCTCCCATTGCAGAGTCCCGATGCTACCTACGCCACCATTCCCCTGCCCCTCTTGCGCACTCCCCTCCAACACACTCTGCAGCTCCACACCTCCCTCGCCCTTTTGAAACTTGGCCTTGCTAGATAAAGCAATACGTTTCAGCTTCGCAGTCATCTCCTCTTCGCACCGACGGTACTCCTCGTCAAACTCCGGTCTCAAATGTCTGCTAGTCTTACGCCCCTCAGCAACACCCGCCTTTCCACCCTTCCACGGCGAAGCACGCAGTTTCTCCCCATAAATCAGATTATCCTCATCATGCGGTCCACTATCACAATCTTTGAGACCATGACCCAAAACACCACACCCATAGCAAAAGAGCGGTAGCCTCTCGTACTTTACTTCGAAAGTGTTAACCTTCCCATATGCCAATCTAACTTCCACCGATGGTTGAAGTGGCTTTCGTATATTATGAAGAATCTGAACTCGAACCGCCTTCTCCTGCTCCGGGTAAGGAAGTACGTCACGCACTATGTATGTCCCCAGCTGCTCCCCCAATCTCTTCAAATTAGCTTCATTAGTACGACCTTTAATTGGGAGGTCGTATATACGAGCCCAAATTGGTAACCTATCAAGAATCGTTTCAGACAGCTTCCCCTCCCCACTAGGTTCATTGAAGCACCACACAAACTTGTCAAAGTGCC is a genomic window containing:
- the LOC141628601 gene encoding uncharacterized protein LOC141628601, which produces MRANDDEEFDIGLKKIFCHRDVYISEAEGYEFTFDNGEAGVDNRQCRLDRAFSNEGWRELFPYAKVINMNREWSDHSPVKVVLDGRERLDGPRVRNFHFEQIWVGEEGCEDTIKKMWEEEDWNVVETIARCSRELQKWKGVSIGKIMRDLSRKRRRLEWLNNNERTVENVRERKAVIKDINFLLQQEEVFWRRRSRALWLKEGDRNTKYFHRKAGQRKKKNRIGRIIVEGERVVTGEDGIKGAAVDFFSSLFTSSQPDAFDGLLEGLKDRVTLAMNESLRAEYKGEEVFEALQQMHPLKAPGPDAFVPGRRLRQGDPLSPYLFILCAEVLSSMIRRKVEEGVLHGIRVAPSSPVVSHLLFADDSLIFVKANETRAGVVMDLLGQYESASGQLVSKEKTTVSFSKGTAAWRRDKVASVLGVQVVQEQGKYLGLPTVIGHSKQVLNKVVRDKLYSKMQGWRGNNSSYTWRSICDAKHVMRLGVRRRVGDGKGTRVWLDPWIPGTSSRCVISPRGGFDLEMKVDELMVAGEARWDREKVGAMFLPFETERIMSIRLSELAQEDSWCWDGARDGEYSVREGYRLLAADESDEGEQSDTSMGSWLWKAIWSTPVLPRIKVFMCQLCSDALPVKSNIATRVRDFDCSCPKCHDGEESCIHMVRDCGWNEEVWEMVGLEVFRSHRNLRIREWVEVELRAMGVEERILFMTSCWVIWEQRNKLLFDNGMWTGERVVRRVTDVVWEMKFLTEDRSEEQRRQGISLEGGRWSRPSGGVWKISVDAGVKEGMGVGLGAVCRNGDGRVAWAVSVQAEGVCPVQMAEAEAVLLGLKEARCVGMRNVIVESDCLNVVADLQGGKKGRSDIFLIYKEILSLVPSFDSVIFNYTRRDCNKLAHLVAHASPWIIGRRFWLDVLPLSFANVAEQDLINI